The proteins below are encoded in one region of Corynebacterium felinum:
- a CDS encoding WXG100 family type VII secretion target: MSMSNHMSVEHSAVTSHVSSLRSNHEQLKNQAAAFLNAIEPLKDSWKGSSVEAWNNMTEAWHANMEQVNQALDELTGRVEQAGKDYQAGEEDQTATLQQRFAGMDFQSAPIL; the protein is encoded by the coding sequence ATGTCGATGTCGAACCATATGTCCGTTGAGCACTCAGCTGTTACCTCCCATGTCAGCTCCCTGCGTTCCAATCACGAACAGCTCAAAAACCAAGCAGCCGCCTTCCTCAACGCCATCGAACCGCTGAAAGATTCCTGGAAAGGTTCTTCCGTGGAGGCGTGGAACAACATGACGGAGGCCTGGCACGCCAACATGGAGCAGGTCAATCAAGCGCTCGATGAGCTCACCGGCCGTGTTGAGCAAGCCGGCAAGGACTATCAAGCAGGCGAAGAAGATCAAACCGCTACCTTGCAGCAGCGCTTCGCCGGTATGGATTTCCAGTCCGCACCAATCCTGTAA
- a CDS encoding DUF6531 domain-containing protein, giving the protein MPVPLLPPFVTFERPVFHIGGNPAMVLASATKWRTFGETALTTASQLRGINDGGFVGDEGDKYRSLITSDFPDHLDTTGHAHVGVADALSRYSQLLTEQRIAMSVLKSVALGAHAAVNAAATDVNAAEAACAAAITPETQAVAQANLARAQAVYQSALGVWESKKTEAQGIKDVLGAGVRAQVAEIAAQTRKRFEENPSWLGEQWENLKDFVADNAQALSFISDALQIIGAILLFIPGLNILGGILVGLGVALKGLLAASGQASWGEFFFDLATCGAAGGIAKLAKAGKFGLGAQKLAFKGSALADMSASAVKNLAKQAALKSAAAMSRVGGEDLAKAFYSKVTRGGKICFAAEPVDMATGTMVDFVTDVSIAGVLPLVVDRHSNTSHVLGRSLGPNWVSRIDTHIEITATEVLFVAPDGALLSFPLPPRDGSEVCADSTGWLLSFGDGAYRIRSIAQGLCYVFRVYELDADEQAGSVTNSCVTVPDRAPETSGSMVGSSIPSGSVAEVFDVGIEVGLSSIVHHTGHRIDCQWDQATGAMVAMVRSDGTRLDFDYDWIIHRLSGISVSNPTTDPDAAPQRLISYEYNQHRQLVRVRNSHDGVLSYSYDAAGRTCAWTDRNGVSYYYTFDDDGRVRAQVGTGGMFPNIMFWAEDEGSDAPVGGRVCVLIETAAPLPADARELGDEMVEDYYELPLYRALCEHGLAGAGLTGCGRTGPRDDQSWSVPMEWLSDPVLGQIRPTVYRSTPRGDVWRIVSPEGRCVDAQHNEDHQVVVAVDESGDITRLRYNDQGLLVESVFPDGSVSAVRPGAWGAPLEVVSRDGSVTCFEVDDFGLTTAVIDADGARTDFDYELRESGVVLSSVTDSARRVVAVFCDDAGRHVGMVDAAGHRTHITRDVCGQVVSIVDPAQAQTRFEYSAEGWPVKVIHPDGSTRQLSYDGEGNCTSVTNECGAISRTIYTVFDKPAVLIDAAGGRTQISYNSQLEPIAVTNADNRTWTYTYDRDGRLASQSDYNQHVTTYAHNPAARTRTMHTPAGAVTSTFNAVGDLLSVADGDALTTFDYDHRGRMVGMSSPDARLSWQLSDSGIPLAETTTLPSGESWSVNFHYSPNKELAGLSQLLPDGLRVDSQLSLNDAGIYDAVSVHCSTATQEVALTHLQLGVDAAGRRNRVSTAGLVRTFTFDQRGRISSDSTSLLDSSATLGTHEISGRTYTWRPDGVLTGVFDLLRGTIGYTTDALGRVTEVTRTPHPHDLQSRHNGDELYAYSSAGMLNAHNNPDYDHHLKNHGKNVEAIDFSGTMPTRVGRTSYSYDALGRVVETRKKRIGKKPLITRFYYRNSSPQPVGCSNSDEPTVGYRYYYDGIGRRVAKEKIDTRTHTVLSRTVFSHVGSTLVGEHTTTPTDNNTHGTDHILWTFDPENGQLLAQSQVSTSGTALSSSGNWLTTTDLSGLPLELIDPDSGTVVGHSISTLFGQRLWQGEQSCPLLFTGQYFDAESGWAYNRFRYYHPHAGIYNAQDPLGQSPQLATAQGYVSNPTIYVDSLGLKAHEVEIPKKEIWRIVAHNKGVVGEQAAKNLFAEKGLTYEMRQTYVIDGRKRISDGTAINGLIEVKNVKNLSMNQQIRDALARVKEQYKEDGVLHLVVRHDTQLTGPLVNHPNIEIHRLSEAQLAVAKNQVMDSDNLNILVPKIID; this is encoded by the coding sequence ATGCCTGTTCCACTACTGCCCCCATTTGTCACCTTTGAGCGCCCTGTTTTTCATATCGGGGGCAACCCTGCGATGGTTCTTGCTTCTGCTACCAAGTGGCGCACCTTTGGTGAAACAGCACTGACTACTGCCTCGCAGTTGCGCGGTATTAATGATGGGGGTTTTGTTGGTGACGAAGGCGATAAATATCGCAGCCTGATTACGAGTGATTTCCCCGATCATCTCGATACCACTGGCCACGCCCACGTGGGGGTTGCCGATGCACTTTCACGCTACAGCCAGCTGCTGACCGAACAACGGATTGCCATGAGTGTGCTGAAGTCTGTTGCCCTCGGTGCCCATGCCGCCGTCAATGCGGCAGCAACGGATGTGAATGCTGCTGAAGCTGCTTGTGCGGCGGCTATCACCCCGGAAACCCAGGCCGTGGCTCAGGCGAATTTAGCCCGCGCCCAGGCGGTGTATCAATCGGCGCTTGGTGTGTGGGAGTCGAAGAAAACTGAAGCTCAGGGCATTAAGGATGTTTTAGGCGCAGGGGTGCGTGCCCAGGTGGCTGAGATTGCGGCGCAAACCCGCAAGCGCTTTGAAGAAAATCCCAGCTGGTTGGGTGAGCAGTGGGAAAATCTGAAAGATTTCGTGGCTGATAATGCTCAAGCGTTATCGTTTATTTCCGATGCCTTGCAGATTATTGGTGCCATCTTGCTGTTTATTCCTGGTCTGAATATTTTAGGCGGGATTTTAGTCGGCCTCGGTGTTGCCTTGAAAGGGTTGCTTGCAGCCAGCGGGCAGGCGAGTTGGGGTGAGTTTTTCTTCGACCTAGCCACCTGTGGTGCCGCGGGCGGGATTGCCAAATTAGCCAAAGCGGGCAAGTTTGGTCTCGGCGCTCAAAAGCTTGCCTTCAAGGGTTCTGCTTTGGCGGATATGAGCGCTTCTGCGGTGAAGAATCTGGCTAAGCAGGCGGCGTTGAAGTCCGCGGCAGCGATGTCACGTGTTGGGGGTGAGGATCTAGCCAAGGCTTTTTATTCCAAGGTCACTCGCGGTGGCAAGATTTGTTTCGCCGCAGAACCAGTAGATATGGCCACGGGCACCATGGTGGATTTTGTCACGGATGTGTCCATTGCAGGTGTGTTGCCGCTGGTGGTGGATCGTCATTCCAACACCAGCCATGTGTTGGGGCGGAGTTTGGGCCCCAATTGGGTCAGTCGCATAGATACGCATATTGAGATCACTGCCACGGAGGTGCTTTTTGTCGCCCCCGATGGGGCATTGCTCAGCTTCCCACTTCCCCCTCGTGATGGCTCAGAAGTATGTGCCGATAGCACAGGTTGGTTGCTGTCTTTCGGGGATGGCGCTTACCGGATTCGCAGTATTGCCCAAGGGCTGTGCTATGTGTTCCGCGTATATGAGCTTGATGCTGATGAGCAGGCTGGTTCAGTGACAAATAGTTGTGTCACTGTGCCCGATCGTGCCCCGGAAACCTCTGGTTCGATGGTGGGATCGTCGATTCCTTCCGGCAGTGTAGCTGAGGTTTTCGATGTGGGTATTGAGGTGGGCTTGTCGAGTATTGTGCACCACACGGGTCACCGCATTGATTGTCAGTGGGATCAGGCTACCGGTGCGATGGTGGCGATGGTGCGCAGCGACGGCACGCGCCTGGATTTCGATTATGACTGGATTATTCATCGCCTCAGTGGAATTTCGGTATCCAATCCCACCACTGATCCTGATGCTGCACCACAACGGTTGATTAGCTACGAATATAACCAGCATCGGCAGCTGGTGAGGGTGCGTAATTCCCACGATGGGGTGTTGTCCTATTCCTATGATGCTGCTGGGCGTACCTGCGCGTGGACGGATCGCAATGGGGTGTCGTACTACTACACCTTTGATGATGATGGTCGGGTACGCGCCCAGGTGGGTACTGGTGGGATGTTCCCGAACATCATGTTCTGGGCTGAGGATGAGGGCAGCGATGCTCCCGTTGGGGGCAGGGTGTGTGTGCTGATTGAGACCGCAGCGCCGCTGCCTGCTGATGCTCGGGAGCTCGGCGATGAGATGGTGGAGGATTATTACGAACTTCCGCTGTATCGGGCTTTGTGTGAGCACGGGCTTGCTGGTGCTGGTCTGACAGGTTGTGGCCGCACTGGCCCGCGCGATGATCAGTCGTGGTCGGTGCCAATGGAGTGGTTGAGTGATCCGGTGTTGGGTCAGATCCGCCCTACTGTGTATCGTTCAACGCCTCGTGGTGATGTGTGGCGCATTGTTAGTCCTGAGGGCAGGTGTGTGGATGCGCAGCATAATGAGGATCATCAGGTTGTTGTGGCCGTGGATGAATCAGGTGATATCACCCGCTTGCGGTATAACGATCAGGGTTTGTTGGTGGAATCTGTTTTCCCCGATGGTTCCGTGTCCGCGGTGCGCCCTGGGGCTTGGGGTGCTCCGCTTGAGGTTGTGTCCCGGGATGGTTCGGTCACCTGTTTTGAGGTGGATGATTTCGGCCTGACTACTGCGGTTATTGATGCTGATGGGGCGCGCACGGATTTTGATTATGAGTTGCGTGAAAGTGGGGTTGTGCTTTCCTCGGTGACGGATTCGGCGCGGCGGGTGGTCGCTGTGTTCTGTGATGATGCGGGCCGTCATGTGGGCATGGTTGATGCTGCTGGGCATCGTACTCATATCACTCGTGATGTGTGCGGGCAGGTGGTGTCGATTGTCGATCCTGCGCAGGCACAAACCCGCTTTGAGTATTCTGCTGAGGGCTGGCCGGTGAAGGTGATTCATCCTGATGGTTCTACGCGGCAGTTGAGCTATGACGGTGAGGGCAACTGCACTTCTGTCACTAATGAGTGTGGGGCGATCTCACGCACGATTTACACGGTTTTCGATAAACCGGCGGTGCTGATCGATGCCGCCGGCGGGCGCACGCAGATCAGCTACAACAGTCAGCTTGAGCCGATCGCGGTGACTAATGCTGATAATCGGACGTGGACTTATACTTATGACCGGGATGGTCGGCTGGCGTCGCAAAGCGACTATAACCAGCATGTGACCACGTATGCGCACAACCCCGCTGCGCGCACCCGCACTATGCACACCCCTGCCGGTGCGGTCACGAGCACGTTTAATGCGGTCGGTGATCTGCTCAGCGTTGCCGATGGGGATGCGCTGACTACTTTCGATTACGATCACCGCGGGCGCATGGTGGGCATGAGCAGCCCCGATGCCCGGCTTTCGTGGCAGCTTAGCGATTCCGGCATACCACTGGCAGAAACAACTACCTTGCCTTCTGGTGAGTCATGGTCTGTGAATTTCCACTACTCGCCGAACAAAGAACTAGCAGGTTTGAGCCAGCTGCTTCCTGATGGGTTGCGGGTTGATTCGCAGCTTTCACTTAACGACGCCGGGATATATGACGCCGTGAGTGTTCACTGTTCCACAGCCACACAGGAAGTTGCACTGACCCATCTCCAGCTGGGTGTGGATGCGGCGGGGCGTCGCAATCGCGTATCGACGGCGGGGCTTGTGCGCACTTTCACTTTCGATCAGCGCGGGCGGATCAGTTCAGATTCCACATCCCTCCTTGATTCGAGTGCCACTTTAGGCACCCATGAAATTAGTGGCCGCACGTATACTTGGCGCCCCGATGGTGTGCTCACTGGGGTTTTTGATCTTTTGCGCGGCACCATTGGCTACACCACGGATGCACTGGGTCGGGTCACTGAAGTTACTCGCACCCCACATCCCCATGATCTGCAGTCACGCCATAACGGTGATGAGCTCTATGCCTACTCCAGCGCGGGCATGCTCAATGCTCATAACAATCCCGATTACGATCACCATCTCAAAAACCACGGCAAGAATGTTGAGGCTATTGATTTTTCGGGCACCATGCCCACCCGCGTGGGCCGTACCTCTTATTCTTATGACGCTTTGGGCCGGGTTGTGGAAACCCGCAAGAAGCGAATCGGGAAGAAACCCCTCATTACCCGCTTCTATTATCGGAATAGTTCACCGCAACCTGTTGGCTGCAGCAATTCCGATGAACCAACCGTTGGCTACCGCTACTACTATGACGGCATCGGCCGCCGTGTAGCCAAAGAAAAAATCGACACCCGCACACATACCGTGCTATCGCGCACCGTATTTTCCCATGTCGGCAGCACCCTTGTGGGTGAACACACCACAACACCCACTGACAATAACACTCACGGCACAGATCACATTCTGTGGACCTTCGACCCCGAAAATGGGCAGCTCCTTGCCCAAAGTCAGGTATCCACATCTGGCACTGCGCTGAGTTCTTCGGGCAATTGGTTAACCACAACTGATTTGTCGGGGTTGCCACTAGAATTGATCGACCCCGATTCGGGCACAGTAGTTGGGCACTCGATATCCACCCTATTTGGCCAACGCCTGTGGCAAGGTGAACAAAGTTGCCCACTGCTGTTCACTGGCCAATACTTCGATGCAGAGTCTGGTTGGGCTTATAACCGATTCCGGTATTACCACCCCCACGCCGGAATTTATAATGCCCAAGACCCCCTCGGCCAGTCGCCTCAACTTGCTACCGCCCAAGGCTACGTTTCCAATCCCACGATCTACGTAGATTCCCTCGGGCTCAAAGCACACGAAGTTGAGATTCCCAAGAAAGAAATTTGGCGCATTGTCGCCCACAACAAAGGCGTTGTGGGAGAGCAAGCAGCCAAGAACCTTTTCGCCGAAAAGGGGCTCACTTATGAAATGAGACAAACCTATGTAATTGACGGACGCAAGCGAATCTCTGATGGTACCGCTATCAATGGCCTGATCGAAGTCAAAAACGTGAAAAATTTATCCATGAATCAACAAATTCGCGATGCTTTGGCCCGTGTAAAAGAGCAATACAAGGAAGATGGTGTTTTACATCTAGTTGTTCGACATGACACTCAGCTAACCGGACCCTTGGTAAACCACCCCAACATTGAGATTCATAGACTGTCGGAAGCACAACTTGCAGTTGCAAAAAATCAGGTCATGGATTCGGACAATTTGAATATTCTTGTCCCCAAAATAATTGATTAG
- a CDS encoding WXG100 family type VII secretion target: MSIYAYDNSRAETAAQDLNSVMNQIESTLMEMDGDIQKLAASWDGSEQETYQGVHGKWSKAANNIKTILGQVRASLEENTQGVAETRGRVNSSLFGE, encoded by the coding sequence ATGAGCATTTACGCCTATGACAACAGCAGAGCCGAAACGGCCGCCCAGGATCTGAATTCTGTGATGAATCAGATTGAATCCACATTGATGGAAATGGATGGCGATATTCAAAAACTCGCAGCCAGTTGGGATGGTTCCGAGCAAGAAACCTATCAAGGTGTGCACGGAAAGTGGTCGAAGGCCGCAAACAATATCAAGACCATTTTGGGTCAAGTCCGCGCCTCCTTGGAAGAAAACACCCAAGGCGTGGCCGAAACCCGCGGCCGGGTCAATAGCTCCCTGTTTGGTGAGTAA
- a CDS encoding WXG100 family type VII secretion target gives MSTEFAFRTTTATDSAANILAVRDKLVDILDAIDDSLAELRPQWSASEADGYQEVMSQWHEGACGIRDILNDVSSTLSQINEANTELRGGIKQLLDQIT, from the coding sequence ATGAGCACCGAGTTTGCCTTCCGCACCACGACGGCAACGGATTCAGCAGCGAATATTCTCGCCGTGCGCGACAAGCTCGTTGACATTCTCGATGCCATTGACGATTCCCTTGCCGAATTACGCCCCCAATGGAGCGCTTCGGAAGCCGATGGGTATCAGGAAGTGATGAGCCAATGGCATGAAGGAGCCTGTGGAATCCGCGACATTCTCAACGATGTCAGCTCCACACTCTCGCAGATCAACGAGGCCAACACCGAACTACGAGGAGGTATTAAACAACTACTCGATCAAATCACCTAA